A region of Nostoc sp. 'Peltigera membranacea cyanobiont' N6 DNA encodes the following proteins:
- a CDS encoding transporter substrate-binding domain-containing protein, which yields MHNRCNRWQVITRLHLVLSATIFWICCFSIVGIGFTASAAEMSEIQQRGYLTVAIKDNLRPLGFKDASGNLQGFEIDLAQRLALDLVGKADAVKLKPVANRDRLSVVLDKKVDFAIARVTATESRSRIVSFSVPYYLDGTVLVTKDASVQQLSDLAKQKIAVLNNSSTIAKVRFYLPNAELVGVNSYDEAREQIESNAAFAFAADATVLSGWVQQYPQYRLLPTKLSTEPLSVVTPKGLQYDELRRNVNLAIARYLEQGWLQQRSEYWGLP from the coding sequence ATGCATAACAGATGTAACAGATGGCAAGTAATTACTCGGTTACATCTGGTGTTATCCGCCACTATTTTTTGGATATGTTGCTTTTCCATAGTGGGGATAGGATTCACTGCATCTGCCGCCGAAATGTCAGAAATTCAGCAGCGCGGCTATCTCACTGTAGCTATCAAAGATAACTTGCGTCCCTTGGGATTCAAAGATGCCAGTGGCAATTTGCAAGGCTTTGAAATTGACTTGGCACAGCGATTAGCACTTGACTTGGTTGGGAAAGCAGATGCTGTCAAATTGAAACCTGTAGCGAATCGCGATCGCCTGTCTGTAGTCTTAGACAAGAAAGTTGATTTTGCGATCGCTAGGGTGACAGCAACCGAGTCACGCAGCCGGATAGTTAGTTTCAGTGTTCCCTACTATTTGGATGGCACTGTATTAGTTACAAAAGATGCCTCTGTGCAGCAGTTGAGCGATTTGGCAAAACAAAAAATTGCTGTACTCAACAACTCCAGCACTATTGCTAAAGTGCGGTTTTATCTGCCAAACGCCGAGTTGGTAGGAGTAAATTCTTATGACGAAGCGCGAGAGCAAATAGAAAGTAATGCAGCCTTTGCCTTTGCCGCAGATGCTACCGTTCTAAGCGGTTGGGTGCAACAATATCCTCAATATCGGCTACTGCCAACTAAGCTCTCAACTGAACCCTTGTCTGTAGTTACGCCCAAAGGGTTGCAGTACGATGAATTAAGACGCAATGTTAATCTAGCGATCGCTCGTTATTTAGAACAAGGTTGGCTCCAGCAACGCTCTGAATATTGGGGTTTGCCGTAA
- the rplT gene encoding 50S ribosomal protein L20 produces MTRVKRGNVARKRRSKILKLAKGFRGSHSTLFRTANQQVMKALRSAYRDRKKKKRDFRRLWITRINAASRQHGLSYSQLIGNLKKADIQLNRKMLAQLAVLDPASFGKVAELAVQAKG; encoded by the coding sequence ATGACACGGGTAAAACGCGGTAATGTAGCTCGGAAGCGCCGCAGTAAAATTCTCAAACTAGCTAAAGGTTTTCGCGGTTCTCACTCAACTCTGTTTAGAACTGCCAACCAACAAGTAATGAAGGCGCTACGGAGTGCCTACCGCGATCGCAAAAAGAAAAAGCGCGATTTTCGTCGTCTCTGGATCACCCGCATTAACGCTGCTTCAAGACAACACGGCTTGAGCTACAGCCAATTGATCGGTAACTTGAAAAAAGCTGATATCCAACTAAATCGCAAGATGTTGGCACAATTAGCAGTCCTCGATCCAGCTAGCTTTGGCAAAGTCGCTGAACTAGCAGTTCAAGCTAAAGGATAA
- the rpmI gene encoding 50S ribosomal protein L35 translates to MPKLKTRKAAAKRFRATGTGKIVRRKAGKSHLLEHKSSDKKRSMSKTALVHERDELNVRLMLPYL, encoded by the coding sequence ATGCCTAAACTCAAGACTCGTAAAGCCGCAGCGAAGCGATTCCGTGCCACAGGCACCGGTAAAATCGTCCGTCGGAAAGCTGGCAAAAGCCACCTTTTAGAACACAAATCTTCCGACAAAAAGCGTAGCATGTCCAAAACCGCCCTTGTACATGAACGCGATGAACTCAACGTGCGCTTGATGCTCCCATATTTGTAA
- a CDS encoding ribonuclease catalytic domain-containing protein, which yields MEKGTLVEFRVQGDRRLGIVERPDGKTRWFVVDDRDQSHSLAPRQITYTVTGQTYKPSEIASFLQQVNPYLDPSSLEIAWELLVEDGETVTPQLMANLLFSESAAPHCYAAHCLLSDDKLYFKQKGDAYEPRTAAQVAERKHQMEVEALKAKGQQEFLTRVEQALKGEAVEWQRHDRQRLEGLEKYAALLADTVRTGVNYDSLARAYPPSAPVLETMTMLGRPTTPQGAFQLLVDLGCWSPYENLFLRRSSIPIQFPNKVLEVAQQRLDFPPIDSDTNRLDLTHLKVYTIDDETTTEIDDGLSWEVMPDGRERLWVHIADPTRWLVPEGELDLEARKRGSTVYLPTGMIPMFPEVLATGPMSLIQGRVCCALSFGIILDTTGGVEDYSIHTSSIKPTYRLTYEDVDEMLQLRVQAEPEIAAIATWAQKRKAWRYAQGAISITMPEATIKVKGEEIHIDILDDSPSRQVVAEMMIVAGEVAARYGKAHNIPLPFRGQPQPELPSEEELLLLPAGFVRACAMRRCMPKSEMSITPLRHAGLGLDTYTQATSPIRRYSDLLTHFQLKAHLRGEVLPFSADQLKEVMMTVTSITQEVTMVERQTNRYYALEYLRRHPEETWEVTVLMWLREDSNLALILIEDLGLQLPMVFKRSVNLGEQIVVKVSHADPQKDMIQFQEIIYQEAQTAAN from the coding sequence GTGGAGAAGGGGACGCTAGTTGAATTTAGGGTTCAAGGCGATCGCCGTTTGGGGATCGTAGAACGCCCAGACGGTAAAACCCGATGGTTTGTGGTAGATGACCGTGATCAGTCCCACAGCCTCGCGCCGAGACAAATAACTTATACAGTTACCGGACAGACCTACAAGCCCTCAGAGATTGCCAGCTTTTTACAGCAAGTCAACCCTTATCTAGACCCATCTAGCTTAGAGATAGCTTGGGAATTACTGGTTGAGGATGGGGAAACAGTCACCCCACAACTGATGGCGAATCTGCTGTTTTCGGAATCAGCCGCACCTCATTGTTACGCCGCCCATTGCTTGTTATCAGACGACAAACTCTATTTCAAGCAAAAAGGAGACGCTTATGAGCCGCGAACTGCTGCTCAGGTGGCAGAACGCAAACACCAGATGGAAGTAGAGGCATTAAAAGCTAAAGGACAGCAGGAATTTTTAACTCGTGTAGAACAGGCACTCAAAGGTGAAGCAGTAGAGTGGCAGCGCCACGATCGCCAACGCCTAGAAGGTCTCGAAAAATACGCAGCGTTGCTTGCTGACACAGTGCGGACGGGAGTTAATTATGACTCCTTAGCTCGCGCTTATCCGCCCAGCGCTCCAGTATTAGAAACTATGACCATGCTGGGACGGCCCACAACGCCTCAAGGGGCCTTTCAACTATTAGTAGATTTGGGTTGCTGGAGTCCTTATGAAAACTTGTTCCTGCGTCGTTCTTCAATTCCGATTCAATTTCCTAATAAGGTATTAGAAGTGGCGCAACAGCGTTTGGATTTCCCGCCGATTGACTCAGATACAAACCGCCTCGATCTGACTCACCTCAAGGTCTACACCATTGATGATGAAACTACCACAGAGATCGATGATGGTCTAAGTTGGGAAGTCATGCCCGATGGACGGGAGCGCCTGTGGGTGCATATCGCCGATCCCACTAGATGGTTAGTGCCGGAAGGTGAATTAGATTTAGAAGCCAGAAAGCGGGGTAGTACAGTTTATTTACCTACGGGGATGATTCCTATGTTCCCAGAGGTATTGGCAACTGGGCCAATGAGTCTAATCCAGGGAAGGGTTTGTTGCGCCCTCAGTTTTGGAATTATTTTAGATACAACTGGGGGAGTCGAAGATTATAGCATTCATACCAGTTCTATTAAGCCGACTTATCGCCTCACCTACGAAGATGTAGATGAAATGCTGCAATTACGGGTACAGGCAGAACCAGAAATTGCTGCGATCGCAACTTGGGCACAAAAACGCAAAGCTTGGCGTTACGCTCAAGGGGCAATTAGTATCACCATGCCCGAAGCAACGATCAAAGTCAAAGGTGAAGAGATCCACATTGACATTTTGGACGATTCCCCATCACGGCAAGTAGTCGCAGAAATGATGATTGTCGCCGGTGAAGTTGCGGCTCGTTATGGTAAAGCTCATAACATACCTTTGCCCTTTCGCGGTCAGCCCCAACCGGAATTACCCTCAGAAGAAGAATTATTGTTACTTCCCGCCGGATTCGTTCGCGCTTGCGCTATGCGTCGTTGTATGCCCAAGAGTGAAATGAGCATTACGCCTTTGCGTCATGCTGGTTTGGGTTTGGATACTTACACCCAAGCAACCTCTCCCATCCGCCGCTACAGTGACTTGCTTACCCACTTCCAACTTAAAGCCCATTTGCGCGGTGAAGTTCTGCCATTTTCCGCAGATCAACTTAAAGAAGTGATGATGACTGTCACCAGCATCACCCAAGAGGTGACGATGGTAGAACGGCAAACTAATAGATATTATGCTCTAGAGTATTTACGCCGCCATCCAGAGGAAACTTGGGAGGTAACAGTGTTGATGTGGCTGCGCGAAGACAGTAACTTAGCCCTAATTTTGATCGAAGATTTGGGTTTGCAGTTACCAATGGTTTTCAAGCGTTCTGTGAACTTGGGCGAACAGATAGTAGTGAAAGTTAGCCACGCCGATCCGCAAAAAGATATGATCCAGTTTCAAGAAATAATTTATCAAGAAGCCCAAACAGCCGCGAATTAA
- the rpsR gene encoding 30S ribosomal protein S18, producing the protein MSYFRRRLSPIKPGDPIDYKDVDLLRKFVTERGKILPRRITGLTSQQQRELTLAIKRSRIVALLPFINAEG; encoded by the coding sequence ATGAGTTATTTCCGTCGTCGTCTTTCTCCGATCAAGCCAGGAGATCCAATCGATTATAAAGATGTTGATTTATTACGTAAGTTTGTCACCGAGCGGGGTAAAATACTGCCACGTCGGATTACTGGACTAACGTCTCAGCAACAGCGAGAGTTGACATTAGCAATTAAACGTTCGCGGATTGTGGCTTTGTTGCCATTTATCAATGCGGAAGGCTAA
- the rpmG gene encoding 50S ribosomal protein L33 → MAKSKGARIIVTLECTECRTNSDKRSAGVSRYTSTKNRRNTTNRLELKKFCTHCNKHTVHKEIK, encoded by the coding sequence ATGGCTAAGAGTAAAGGTGCCCGCATTATTGTGACACTAGAGTGTACCGAGTGTCGGACAAATTCAGATAAGCGTTCGGCTGGTGTTTCACGTTATACCAGCACCAAGAATCGCCGCAACACCACCAACCGGCTAGAACTGAAAAAGTTCTGCACCCACTGCAACAAACATACCGTTCACAAGGAAATTAAGTAG
- a CDS encoding RDD family protein, giving the protein MTIERLPQKHYPKAEIGRRGMALGLDFLGVWLVSSLLGGGDIGIQFLEILVFVIFWLVLRVLVPYNNQGQSLGRWAFDLKVLSVEDGEVVGRIPDLPSLVKREAIIGLGALLVSIALSNIRANPTAILLVLPLAIDCGTALSDTQMRQALHDRYCKTFMVSSRRGYSLDIKVKRLVENMRRNVRR; this is encoded by the coding sequence ATGACTATCGAACGACTTCCCCAAAAACACTATCCCAAGGCTGAAATTGGGCGACGAGGTATGGCATTAGGACTTGATTTCCTTGGTGTCTGGTTAGTCAGTTCCCTACTAGGAGGCGGCGATATCGGGATTCAATTTTTGGAAATCCTAGTTTTTGTGATATTTTGGCTGGTTTTGCGGGTGCTAGTGCCATACAACAATCAAGGGCAAAGTTTAGGGCGTTGGGCATTCGATTTAAAGGTGTTGTCAGTCGAAGACGGGGAAGTAGTGGGCAGAATCCCAGATTTGCCTTCATTGGTGAAGCGAGAAGCGATTATCGGCTTGGGTGCGCTTTTAGTGTCAATTGCCCTAAGCAATATTAGAGCCAATCCCACTGCTATACTGCTAGTACTTCCCCTAGCAATTGATTGTGGCACTGCCCTCTCTGATACCCAGATGCGGCAGGCTTTACACGATCGCTATTGTAAAACTTTCATGGTTTCGTCGCGTCGTGGCTACTCACTTGATATAAAAGTTAAAAGATTAGTTGAAAATATGCGGCGGAATGTGAGAAGATAG
- a CDS encoding molybdopterin molybdotransferase MoeA, translated as MVSVSDAQAIILNLVQPLDRQRDIEVVDLLAADSRILAVPVTSPLDFPHWDNSAMDGYAVRYEDVQHSSAEQPTVLEIVEDIPAGYQPKSTIQPGEAARIFTGAVIPAGADTVVMQEKTRREENRVYILAAPKLKEFVRHKASFYQAGTQLLPAGIKLNASEIAVLAAAQCPQLSVYRRPRVAIFSTGDELVSIEQALQPGQIVDSNQYALAALVKESGAEPLLLGIVKDDPVSLEKVIAHAVAIADIVLSSGGVSVGDYDYVEKILQSLSAKIHIRSVEMRPGKPLTVATFPITQSPVPSPQSPLYFGLPGNPAAVLVTFWRFVLPAIKKISGITEGWEPMFLKVRSHDELRSDGKRETYLWGKLHLIDGVYEFHKAGGSNSSGNLINLAQTDALAVLPVGKTLISPKEEVQVLQLSNG; from the coding sequence ATGGTATCAGTCAGCGATGCACAAGCAATTATTTTAAATTTAGTCCAACCGTTGGATCGTCAACGGGATATAGAAGTTGTAGATTTATTGGCAGCCGATAGCCGGATTTTAGCAGTGCCTGTCACCAGTCCGTTAGATTTTCCCCATTGGGATAATTCGGCAATGGATGGTTACGCAGTTCGCTACGAAGATGTGCAGCACTCTAGCGCCGAACAACCCACCGTTTTAGAAATTGTTGAAGATATTCCGGCTGGATATCAACCCAAATCTACGATTCAACCAGGGGAAGCCGCACGGATTTTCACAGGTGCGGTGATTCCAGCAGGTGCGGATACTGTAGTTATGCAAGAGAAGACACGCCGCGAGGAAAACCGCGTGTATATCCTGGCTGCACCAAAACTAAAAGAATTTGTCAGACACAAAGCATCTTTTTACCAAGCTGGAACACAACTATTACCAGCCGGAATTAAGTTAAATGCCTCAGAAATTGCTGTATTAGCGGCAGCACAATGTCCGCAATTAAGTGTTTACCGCCGTCCACGTGTGGCAATTTTTTCGACTGGTGATGAGTTGGTGAGTATCGAGCAAGCGTTGCAACCAGGGCAAATTGTCGATTCTAATCAGTATGCGTTGGCAGCTTTGGTAAAGGAAAGTGGCGCAGAACCATTACTGTTAGGGATTGTGAAAGACGATCCAGTTAGTTTGGAGAAAGTTATTGCTCATGCTGTTGCGATCGCTGATATAGTTCTCTCTTCTGGCGGTGTCTCAGTAGGAGATTATGATTATGTTGAAAAAATTTTACAGTCCCTAAGCGCAAAAATCCACATTCGCTCTGTGGAAATGAGGCCAGGTAAACCCCTCACCGTTGCCACCTTCCCCATTACCCAGTCCCCAGTCCCCAGTCCCCAGTCCCCACTCTACTTTGGTTTACCAGGAAATCCTGCGGCTGTGTTGGTGACATTTTGGCGGTTTGTGCTACCAGCGATTAAGAAAATTTCGGGAATTACTGAAGGTTGGGAGCCAATGTTTTTGAAAGTGCGATCGCATGATGAATTGCGATCGGATGGCAAGCGGGAAACTTACCTTTGGGGTAAATTACATTTAATTGATGGAGTTTACGAATTTCACAAAGCTGGTGGTAGTAATAGTTCCGGCAATTTAATTAATTTAGCTCAAACCGATGCCTTAGCTGTTCTCCCGGTGGGTAAAACATTAATTTCTCCAAAAGAAGAGGTGCAAGTTTTGCAGCTTAGTAACGGGTAA
- a CDS encoding cysteine desulfurase-like protein translates to MLLNLDKVRQYFPALAGEWTFFDNAGGSQTLKKVVDRISEFLLSSDVQLGASYAVSQLAGERLALATRGMATFINANSSKEIVMGPSTTMMLKVLSTCLGQTFTPGDEIIVTNCDHEANIGAWVALEKQGMKVKVWQIRPDTLELHLADLEQLMSNSTKLVALTHASNVLGTINPIKEIAAFVHDRNAMICVDGVAYAPHRLVDVQDLDVDFYTLSSYKVYGPHHALLYGKEEHLLRLPGLNHYFIQQTDIPYKFQLGNVNFELSYGMLGLCDYLSELAQLHYGDKTAPDLRNQMVQSFDLISIHEEKISDRLLNYLNSKPNVRVIGQSKADRQFRVPTISFVVDGMNSSTIPAKIDQHHIGIRYGDFYAKRLIEYLGLASQGGIVRVSMVHYNTLEEVNSLIEAFEQTF, encoded by the coding sequence ATGCTTTTGAATCTTGATAAAGTTCGTCAATATTTTCCTGCGCTAGCTGGTGAATGGACTTTTTTTGATAACGCTGGCGGGTCACAAACCCTGAAAAAAGTAGTAGATAGAATTAGCGAATTTCTCCTAAGTTCTGATGTCCAGTTGGGAGCTTCTTATGCTGTTTCTCAACTTGCCGGAGAACGATTGGCTTTAGCAACTAGGGGAATGGCTACTTTTATTAATGCCAATTCTTCTAAAGAAATAGTTATGGGCCCATCTACGACAATGATGTTGAAAGTTCTCTCAACTTGTCTGGGTCAAACCTTTACACCTGGTGATGAGATTATTGTTACTAATTGTGACCATGAAGCCAATATTGGTGCTTGGGTTGCTTTGGAAAAACAAGGAATGAAGGTTAAAGTGTGGCAAATTCGCCCAGATACCTTGGAACTCCATTTAGCAGATTTAGAACAATTAATGAGTAATAGCACTAAATTAGTAGCCTTGACTCATGCTTCTAATGTTTTGGGAACCATCAACCCGATCAAAGAAATTGCTGCATTTGTACACGATCGCAACGCGATGATTTGTGTGGATGGTGTAGCTTATGCACCACACAGATTAGTTGATGTCCAAGATTTGGATGTTGATTTTTATACTTTGAGTTCTTACAAAGTTTACGGGCCACACCATGCCTTACTTTATGGCAAAGAAGAACATTTATTAAGATTGCCTGGTCTTAATCATTATTTTATTCAACAGACAGACATACCTTATAAATTTCAGTTAGGTAATGTCAATTTTGAATTAAGTTATGGAATGTTAGGTTTATGTGATTATTTAAGTGAGTTAGCACAACTCCATTACGGCGATAAAACCGCACCTGATTTGAGAAATCAGATGGTGCAGTCCTTTGATTTAATTAGCATACATGAAGAAAAAATTAGCGATCGCCTCCTAAATTACCTCAACAGCAAGCCTAATGTGCGAGTCATTGGTCAATCAAAGGCTGACCGTCAATTCCGTGTACCAACTATATCTTTTGTCGTCGATGGAATGAATAGCTCAACCATTCCGGCAAAAATTGACCAGCATCACATTGGGATTCGCTACGGAGATTTTTATGCTAAACGGCTCATTGAATATCTGGGGTTAGCGTCGCAAGGTGGAATAGTCCGGGTGAGTATGGTACATTACAACACCCTTGAGGAAGTTAACAGCTTGATTGAGGCTTTTGAGCAGACATTTTAA
- a CDS encoding DUF4327 family protein yields MNTTVKYDIEVIKEEALQLVKKRFVNRQQAIYTLCKYIPHRDWVNFELELEKNEFLLRDRIIDLLNHESWEDDAGCI; encoded by the coding sequence ATGAACACTACGGTTAAATATGACATCGAAGTTATCAAGGAAGAAGCACTTCAACTTGTTAAAAAGAGATTTGTTAACCGTCAACAGGCAATTTATACCCTTTGTAAATATATTCCTCATCGTGACTGGGTTAATTTTGAACTTGAGTTAGAAAAGAATGAATTTCTACTCAGAGATAGAATTATCGACCTACTCAATCACGAATCTTGGGAAGATGATGCAGGCTGCATCTAA
- a CDS encoding PAS domain S-box protein, with protein MRFNDRLINIPRLNNVINRSPLTISFDSFVVEAIVLMSQERCSNYAPISLNSSLDLSFANQSLNGCVLVLDGENLLGIFTGKDVIRLIALGIDLATVTMAEVMTQPVVTLRQSDSNDIFTALSLLRQHQTDYLPVLDDRGQLLGIITQTSLLQAFDLVKMVGVVEGLQQYLQEPTDEFRQVNLPIEIEQVYRQTQNNLKVWVEAKLAEIIQVNQELQLALEELQAERTEGLVTSNVLLQHEISDRQRAEVALQQSENLYRQLVESQTDIIIRIDLQGKITFANMAACQTFGWKQDEFHGQSFFQFFHLDDLPKVMESITVLESSFHPLTNCERRLFTVNGIRWFEWNAIAIHDDKGEVVEIQGVARDITEQRAALEERQLAEAALRQSEEKFRTFAEHTQALIWIRSADTFQPLYISPAYEKIWGRSSQSLFEEPKSWVNNIHPDDRDRATQLIDQLLSTNQSISTEYRILRPDGSVRWIWNQGFAVYDRQGKVNYYGGIAEDITERKLAEESLQESEARLSLATEAVQIGIWDRNLIANTGIWSANMGPLYGLPSNTLCPSFEGYLNLIHPEDRESVAANMAWMIEAGQGSIEYRIIWTDGSLHWLHCKGRAYYNKIGQPIRAIGTSRDVTESKLAEQKISEQAALLDIATDAILVRDFQSQILVWNKGAERMYGWLSTEVIGKNLEEILYPTKIQHQLEIPLKSVIESGSWQGELSKVTKSGKTIIVESRWTLMRDPEGKPKSILTVDTDITEKKQLEEQFFRAQRLESIGTLAGGIAHDLNNILTPILATAQLLQGKFFQDEERSGQLLTLVESNAQRGAALVKQVLSFARGFKGERTIIQIKYLISEIIQIIKQTFPKSIEFSTVIPEDIWAVTVDTTQLHQVLMNLVVNARDALPDGGNIKISAENKFIDEAYTRMNIDAKVGHYVVITVADNGVGIPPEILDRIFEPFFTTKEINAGTGLGLSTVLGIIRSHDGFIKVSSNVGRGSKFDLFLPAVQATQAFEIEDMELLPGKGELILVVDDEAQIREVATIILEKYNYKILAASNGIEAIALYAQHKHQINAVLMDIMMPEMDGITAIRTLQKMNKQVQIIACTGLNLVDVSAQAADANVQAVLSKPYTARELLKSLHHLLREPRGI; from the coding sequence ATGCGATTCAACGATCGTCTGATTAACATACCTAGATTAAATAATGTTATTAATCGTTCTCCCCTAACGATTAGTTTTGATAGTTTTGTAGTCGAAGCTATTGTTCTGATGAGTCAGGAAAGATGTAGTAATTATGCACCTATTAGTTTAAATTCCTCATTAGATTTAAGCTTTGCCAATCAATCACTAAATGGTTGCGTCTTGGTTTTGGATGGAGAAAACTTATTAGGTATTTTTACAGGAAAAGATGTAATTAGACTTATAGCTTTGGGAATAGACTTAGCCACGGTGACAATGGCTGAAGTGATGACGCAGCCAGTAGTTACCCTTAGACAATCAGATTCTAATGATATTTTCACTGCTTTATCATTATTGCGTCAGCACCAGACTGACTATTTACCTGTTTTGGACGATCGCGGGCAATTGCTAGGAATCATCACCCAGACTAGTTTACTACAAGCCTTTGACCTGGTAAAAATGGTTGGGGTGGTTGAAGGCTTGCAGCAATATTTACAAGAACCCACAGATGAATTCAGGCAGGTTAATCTGCCAATTGAGATCGAGCAGGTGTACCGCCAAACTCAAAATAACTTAAAAGTATGGGTTGAGGCCAAATTGGCTGAAATCATCCAAGTTAATCAGGAACTTCAGCTAGCCCTCGAAGAACTCCAAGCGGAACGGACAGAAGGACTTGTTACGTCCAACGTTTTGCTGCAACACGAAATTAGCGATCGCCAACGTGCAGAAGTTGCATTACAGCAGAGCGAAAACCTCTATCGCCAACTAGTGGAAAGCCAAACTGACATAATTATCCGCATTGATTTACAAGGGAAGATTACCTTTGCCAATATGGCTGCCTGTCAAACCTTTGGCTGGAAACAAGATGAGTTTCATGGTCAGTCATTTTTCCAGTTTTTTCATCTAGATGACTTACCTAAAGTGATGGAAAGTATCACAGTTTTAGAATCTTCCTTCCATCCATTGACTAATTGTGAGCGACGGTTATTCACAGTCAATGGTATTCGTTGGTTTGAATGGAATGCGATCGCAATTCATGATGACAAAGGAGAAGTTGTTGAAATACAAGGGGTAGCCAGAGATATTACCGAACAGCGAGCTGCGTTAGAGGAACGCCAACTTGCCGAAGCAGCACTACGCCAAAGCGAGGAGAAATTTCGCACTTTTGCCGAACACACCCAAGCACTCATCTGGATTCGTAGCGCAGATACATTCCAACCTTTGTACATTAGTCCCGCTTATGAGAAGATTTGGGGCCGATCTTCTCAGAGTCTGTTTGAGGAGCCAAAATCTTGGGTAAACAACATTCATCCAGACGATCGCGATCGCGCCACCCAATTAATCGACCAACTGCTGAGTACTAATCAATCTATTTCAACAGAATATCGGATTTTACGACCTGATGGCTCGGTGCGCTGGATTTGGAATCAGGGCTTTGCTGTCTACGATCGCCAAGGAAAAGTTAACTATTATGGTGGCATTGCTGAAGATATCACCGAGCGCAAACTGGCCGAAGAGTCACTGCAAGAAAGTGAAGCACGATTGAGTTTAGCTACCGAAGCAGTCCAAATTGGTATATGGGATCGAAACCTAATCGCCAATACTGGGATTTGGTCTGCCAATATGGGGCCACTTTATGGTCTACCGAGTAACACCTTGTGTCCAAGCTTTGAAGGCTATCTCAATTTAATCCATCCAGAAGACCGCGAATCGGTAGCTGCGAATATGGCTTGGATGATTGAGGCAGGACAGGGATCTATAGAGTATCGAATTATCTGGACTGACGGCAGCCTACACTGGTTACACTGCAAAGGTCGGGCTTACTATAACAAAATTGGTCAGCCAATTCGAGCGATCGGCACAAGTAGGGATGTAACTGAGAGCAAGCTGGCAGAACAAAAAATTTCCGAACAAGCCGCTCTACTTGATATCGCCACAGATGCCATATTAGTTAGAGATTTCCAGTCTCAAATATTAGTTTGGAATAAAGGTGCAGAGCGGATGTACGGTTGGCTCTCTACAGAAGTTATAGGAAAAAACCTCGAGGAGATTTTGTACCCAACCAAAATTCAGCACCAACTGGAAATACCTCTAAAAAGCGTAATTGAGAGTGGCTCGTGGCAAGGTGAGTTATCTAAGGTGACAAAATCCGGTAAGACAATTATTGTAGAAAGCCGATGGACATTGATGCGCGATCCTGAAGGAAAACCTAAATCTATCCTGACTGTTGACACTGATATTACTGAAAAGAAACAACTTGAAGAACAGTTTTTTCGCGCCCAGCGATTGGAAAGCATTGGTACTCTTGCAGGTGGTATTGCCCACGACTTAAACAATATATTGACACCAATTTTGGCAACAGCTCAATTGCTACAGGGGAAATTTTTTCAAGACGAGGAGCGTTCTGGGCAACTGCTGACACTTGTAGAAAGCAACGCCCAACGGGGAGCAGCTTTAGTGAAGCAAGTTTTGTCATTTGCGCGAGGATTTAAAGGGGAGCGGACAATTATCCAAATCAAGTACCTGATTTCAGAAATTATCCAAATTATTAAACAGACATTTCCCAAATCTATTGAATTTTCCACGGTTATCCCAGAAGATATTTGGGCTGTCACCGTAGATACCACACAACTGCATCAAGTGTTGATGAATCTAGTAGTAAATGCCCGCGATGCTTTACCGGATGGGGGCAATATCAAAATTTCTGCGGAAAATAAGTTTATTGATGAAGCTTATACGAGAATGAATATCGATGCCAAGGTTGGGCATTATGTTGTAATTACCGTTGCCGATAACGGAGTTGGGATACCGCCAGAAATATTAGATAGAATTTTTGAGCCATTTTTCACGACAAAAGAGATCAATGCAGGTACGGGACTTGGCCTTTCAACAGTGCTGGGCATCATTAGAAGCCACGACGGTTTTATCAAAGTATCTAGTAATGTTGGTAGAGGCAGCAAATTTGACCTGTTTTTACCAGCAGTGCAAGCAACCCAAGCCTTCGAGATCGAAGATATGGAACTGCTCCCAGGAAAGGGAGAATTGATTTTAGTTGTAGATGATGAGGCTCAAATTCGGGAGGTTGCCACCATCATTCTAGAAAAATATAACTATAAGATACTAGCTGCCAGTAATGGCATAGAAGCGATCGCACTTTATGCCCAACACAAGCATCAAATAAATGCCGTATTGATGGATATAATGATGCCGGAGATGGATGGAATTACTGCTATTCGCACCTTGCAAAAAATGAACAAGCAGGTTCAAATCATTGCCTGTACGGGGTTGAACTTAGTAGATGTATCTGCTCAAGCTGCTGATGCCAATGTGCAAGCAGTATTATCAAAACCCTATACAGCCAGAGAACTATTGAAAAGTTTACACCACCTATTGCGCGAACCCCGTGGAATCTAA